The Sesamum indicum cultivar Zhongzhi No. 13 unplaced genomic scaffold, S_indicum_v1.0 C00778, whole genome shotgun sequence nucleotide sequence ACAGAAGGCCCCCTTCGGATCACCGTTCTGGCACAAGCATGGCAAACCAGTCATTTAGTGTTGTTGCAGATCAAGAATCAGGTTTCAGCAATTCCTTCACTGTTGGGTCTTTTGGTTCTGATTCTGGTGTACAGCCTCAGAGTCGACTGTCTGAGGGGATAACAAATGTTCTCGAAATCGGTGGATTGCCTTATAGATCTAAAGATGTAGCAGAAGTTGCAGGAGAACCATTTGTTTCCCGAACTGGTGAAACCGCTCAGGTAAGCAATGACAATTTTACCATGAAAAACAAGGCAGCCAAAAGACTGACTTCCTCTAATGGGGAAGAACAAAGAGTCCTCATCAATGAATGTAACATTCAGGGAATGACTTCAGAGCCTCAAGAAGGATTAGTGGAGCGGGCTGCCTTGCCTTCTGTGGATAGAGTCGAGATGCCGGTGAATGTCCTCAGCAAGCATAATTCACTTGATTCTGCTGgtaaattttcacaattttcttggttttaCTTTTCCTTGTTATTGATTTTAATCAAGTAACATGATATAATGTTCAggttttcaaaatgaaaaggcTGGATCAGGTGATTCTTTTCCGGAGGATGCTGCTAAGGAAAAGTAAGAAACCCTTGGgtgctgtattttttttactgttcTATTAGCAGAATCTGATCGAAATTCTCTTCAATATTAAGTTCTTGGGAGTTTTTCTTTGGAAGATATGAGTATTGTTGTCTTGTTGGAACTTGGAAGTATACTAGCCTTGCGATGCCCCATATACTTGCTGACATGTAGAATTATCTACGAGAGCCAAAAGAAATCCTGATCTGTGGAAATATAGATCATGTTGGATTTACAGTGAACTGGATACTCTGCTTAATTCTTGTTCTTCAAGAGTCAATCTTTGTTTGCTTTTTGCAATATCTCTTCACTGGGCGAGGATTTATGGACATGTGGATATATTTAACCTGGTGTCTTTTCACAAATATATAGATCTTTCTTGCTTCGAATCCTTTCTTTGTCTGAGATTACTGCCCTTTTCGAATTTCTCATTTATCCATTTCTTACATGTATTACTGTAACTAGGTTGCGATCGTCCAGTTCAAAAGCACCAGACAATGTATTGCTGCGGCGTCCACCTGTCTCACGAGCTGCATCTTCTCACGAAGGGTTGTCGGAGGTGACTGCTGATCGTGTCGCCAGAGGGAAAAGCCTTTCAAATACTGTACCTCCTGATGGTAGGACAGGAGTCTTGCGTGTTTTCTCTTGTACCATAGCAATTTCCCTACGTTGCCCTTCTTTTCACCTAAGTGGAGTTTGTTGATTCACATAGTGCTCTATCTTTTGTGCCTTCCTATTTACATGCTAGAGTTTTTCTTGCTTGTAGGAGTGAGACGAGAACCAGGAGTTAATGTAGGGAACACGGATGCATCTGGGAGAAGAGATGCACAATTTCGACGAACATCCTCCTGCAACGATGCCGATGTACTGGAGACATCATTCAGCGACATGCTGAAAAGCAGTGCTAAGAAGGCAGCACCTCAAGAAACCCATGCTTCGGCAGGGGCAGCAGAGTCGTCGGACGGGATGCCTGGCGGTcgaaacaacaaaaagaagggGAAGAAAGGTAGACAGATAGACCCTGCTCTTCTTGGGTTCAAGGTGACTAGCAACCGTATTATGATGGGCGAAATACAGCGGATAGACGACTAATGGTGAAGGTAAATATATT carries:
- the LOC105155234 gene encoding uncharacterized protein LOC105155234 isoform X1, giving the protein MSSGNDDNSKRLLMELLHQKSGHPSSEQFDLVNGIPHDRRPPSDHRSGTSMANQSFSVVADQESGFSNSFTVGSFGSDSGVQPQSRLSEGITNVLEIGGLPYRSKDVAEVAGEPFVSRTGETAQVSNDNFTMKNKAAKRLTSSNGEEQRVLINECNIQGMTSEPQEGLVERAALPSVDRVEMPVNVLSKHNSLDSAGFQNEKAGSGDSFPEDAAKEKLRSSSSKAPDNVLLRRPPVSRAASSHEGLSEVTADRVARGKSLSNTVPPDGVRREPGVNVGNTDASGRRDAQFRRTSSCNDADVLETSFSDMLKSSAKKAAPQETHASAGAAESSDGMPGGRNNKKKGKKGRQIDPALLGFKVTSNRIMMGEIQRIDD
- the LOC105155234 gene encoding uncharacterized protein LOC105155234 isoform X2 — protein: MSSGNDDNSKRLLMELLHQKSGHPSSEQFDLVNGIPHDRRPPSDHRSGTSMANQSFSVVADQESGFSNSFTVGSFGSDSGVQPQSRLSEGITNVLEIGGLPYRSKDVAEVAGEPFVSRTGETAQGMTSEPQEGLVERAALPSVDRVEMPVNVLSKHNSLDSAGFQNEKAGSGDSFPEDAAKEKLRSSSSKAPDNVLLRRPPVSRAASSHEGLSEVTADRVARGKSLSNTVPPDGVRREPGVNVGNTDASGRRDAQFRRTSSCNDADVLETSFSDMLKSSAKKAAPQETHASAGAAESSDGMPGGRNNKKKGKKGRQIDPALLGFKVTSNRIMMGEIQRIDD